The following nucleotide sequence is from Dialister pneumosintes.
GAATTTTATAATTATCTGTTATTCCAATTGATATTTGAGGCAGCTTTCCTACTGTTGAGCTATCTCTAAAGTATTTAATATTATTTTTCAAAAAATAATATAAGAATTTAATATTTAATATATTACTATCCAATGTAGAATAAGACCACATCTCATTTTTATGAGTAAAAGGCTTATCATAATATTCAAAGTCAATATTACCTCTTGATTTAACTATTATGCTTGGTTTATTAATTATATCTTCCTCATTAACTTCCTCTAGTCTCACATCAGCAACAGTGTTACCTCCTGCAAATATTCTTATTGGTGCTCCAACTTGATTAATTTCTTTCATTCTATTGGCAGTAATGGGAATTCCTTTTTGTCTTACACACAATTTAATTAATTTTTCATAAGAAATATTATTCATTCCGTCAAATCCATCTATCTTTTCTGAAAGTTTATTGAGATATCCATCACTTAATAATAAGTCTCTGTAATAAGAATACTGGTGAGTTCTAGACTGTAACTCGGTCTGTAACTCGGTCTGTAACTCGGTAACATAATTAGTAAAGTTGTCAAGTATTTCTACAATTTTTTCTTGAGTTTCTTTTGATATTAAAGGAATTTCTATATTTGACAGTTTATCTTTAGAAACACTTGGTATCCCTGCTCCCTCTTTTAAATGCTGCAAATTAACTTGATTCATTTTTAATATATGAAACAAAAATTTATTAAAATAATAATACTGATAATCCCATTCAATTAATATATTTTTATTTGGTATTATTGAAAATGCATGTGCTCCTAACCAAAATTTTTCTTTAATAAAATTAACAAATCCAGCAGATGCTCCGCCTTGAGATACTGTAATTGTATCTTTATTACAATTACATAAATCAATATATCCAGATGGTAAAATCCCACCATTAATTACCGGATATTTACCATTTTCTAACATATCTCTTTTATTAAATTGCTTACCTTTTGATATTACAGATACTTCTCCTAATTTCTTCCACTCTACTTTTTCATTCTTCAATAGTTCCAGTATGCTACTCATTCTTGCCACCTTCTTTTGCCTTTTTCTCAATGGCTTTTATTTCATTTAAGTAATCTTTTTCTACCTGAGTCAGTGTGTTGTGTTGATATCTTCTATACTCTGTCTGCACTTTTTTATTGGCTTGTTCTTTCGAAATACTTCCATTTCCAACTAATAACTCTTCTCCAGTAATACTTAATACTTTATCTGTATATTGCAGCCAATCATTCATCGTCATGACAATTTGTTTTTGTGCTTGTCTTTCTGCAAACTCAAGAAACCCCGAAACTAAGGTATTTAAACTCTTCAATTCCTTTTCACTCAAATAATTCTTGGCAGTTTTAGCCTCTTTTAAAGTTGGTAATTCTCCTTGAAATACGGTAAGCCCCATAAATTCTTTAGCTGAATCCACACGTTCGTAAATCAGTTCACTGGCTGTATGATGATGAATAGCAAAATGCATTTTATTTTGAATCGTTGCAAAAAATAATTTTGCATCATCACTATGAGAACAATAGTCTATGCTAGTAGCAAATAAATCTAAGACTTGACGATAAAAAACTTTCTCACTAGAACGAATATC
It contains:
- a CDS encoding restriction endonuclease subunit S, with product MSSILELLKNEKVEWKKLGEVSVISKGKQFNKRDMLENGKYPVINGGILPSGYIDLCNCNKDTITVSQGGASAGFVNFIKEKFWLGAHAFSIIPNKNILIEWDYQYYYFNKFLFHILKMNQVNLQHLKEGAGIPSVSKDKLSNIEIPLISKETQEKIVEILDNFTNYVTELQTELQTELQSRTHQYSYYRDLLLSDGYLNKLSEKIDGFDGMNNISYEKLIKLCVRQKGIPITANRMKEINQVGAPIRIFAGGNTVADVRLEEVNEEDIINKPSIIVKSRGNIDFEYYDKPFTHKNEMWSYSTLDSNILNIKFLYYFLKNNIKYFRDSSTVGKLPQISIGITDNYKIPIPNIWIQNKVVKILDKFQSLLADTQGLLPQEIEQRQKQYEYYREKLLTFAFECDSKQASKQASKQASKQASKQAR
- a CDS encoding virulence RhuM family protein; translation: MKNNIILYNTEDGKAKIELHVENETVWLNQLEMAELFQTSKQNISKHIKAILEDGELDEESTVNYKLTVQNEGGRNISRNIAYYSLDMILAIGYRVRSPRGIQFRNYASTILKEYLIKGFAIDDNRLKNLGVSSYFKELLDRIRDIRSSEKVFYRQVLDLFATSIDYCSHSDDAKLFFATIQNKMHFAIHHHTASELIYERVDSAKEFMGLTVFQGELPTLKEAKTAKNYLSEKELKSLNTLVSGFLEFAERQAQKQIVMTMNDWLQYTDKVLSITGEELLVGNGSISKEQANKKVQTEYRRYQHNTLTQVEKDYLNEIKAIEKKAKEGGKNE